Genomic window (Salinibacterium sp. M195):
AGCGTCGAAGAGCTAGAAGAGTCCCGGAATCACCTCCTCGGTGGTGTTGATGAAGTCGGCCTCGTTGGCCTCGTAGTAGTTGTTCCAGGCGTCTGTGTCCCAGATCTCTGCGCGGTTGCCCGCTCCGATGACGGTGAGGTCGCGGCCGAGCCCGGCGTACTCGCGGAGTCCAGCGGGGATCGTGACTCGGTGTTGCTTATCGGGAGTTTCTTGATTTGCACCAGAGAGAAACAGCCTCAAGAAGTCACGGCCTTGCTTGCTGGTGACTGGCGCCTTGCGAATCGTCTCGTGCATGACCTCGAACTCACGCTGGCTGAAGACATAGAGGCAACGCTCTTGACCTCGAGTGACGACGACGCCCGATGCGAGTTCTTCGCGGAACTTCGCGGGCAGGATGATGCGTCCCTTTTCGTCGAGCTTGGGGGCATAGGTGCCTAGAAACACAGCAGCCTCCCCTCTTTCTCCGGCCCGGATTCAGGTAAGCTCCACTTTACTCCACTTTCAACCACATATCTAAGGTTTTGGAGCAAAATTTTCCGATAGGTCCCAAAAACCCCAGTAAACGTAAGGGATTGTTTGGTGGAGCGAAGTGGAGTGATTTTCTCGCAATGCTTCGAATCAACCCTGTTTAGGGCACAAAAAAAGGACCAGCCCGAAGGCTGGTCCTAAAAGTGGAGGAAGTGGGAGTTATCCGCGCCCGTCCTGGCGTCGATCCCAACGATCATTAATCGCGTCCATAAATGACGCACCTCGCTTCGGGGCGCGACCTGACGACGCTGGTGAACTCGGGGTCTCTGCGTCGGAGGCAGACAGACGCGGCGGTGCAACAAAAAGCAGCACGCCAACGAACATCACGACAAAACCAAGAACCCCGACGAGCGGCTGCTGGATAATGACCCCAGTAAGTAGCGCAATGATTCCGGCTACACCGACAAGGACACCGACAACCATCATTCGATAGTTCGGCTTACCCCTTCGTGAACTGACAGTACTGACGAAGTCGGCATCGTTTTGATAGAGGCTGCGCTCCATCTCATCGAGGGCCCGCTGCTCTTGCTCTGAAAGCGGCATTCCGTTCCCCTCTCTTTGGGATTCACGGCTAGGTCTCCATAGTACGCCCCGATTCAGTCGCTAGGCTAGACGAGTGCCTGAGAGTAACCAGTTAGTTGACCTAGTTCAGCAAAAAATCGATGAGTTCCTTGCAGAGAAGCGCTCCGAACTCGTCGCGATTGCGCCAGAACTCGCCGCTATCTCCGACGTCGGTGAGAACCTCCTCTCAGGAGGCAAACGATTCCGCGCGCTCTTCTGCTATTGGGGATGGCAGTCCGTCGCGGGGATCCCTGCCGCCGACGACCTCTTCAACGATGAGTCAGTGTCAAGTGAGTTGCCTGGCGTGTTGATGTCTGCTTCCGCTCTCGAACTCTTCCACGCCGCTGCACTCGTCCACGACGACATCATGGACCAGTCGGATACCCGTCGCGGTGCGCCCGCAGCCCATCGCCGCTTTGAGCAAATGCACCTCGATGGTGATTGGGCAGGCAGCGCGAGAGCATATGGGGAATCATCGGCACTGCTGCTCGGCGACTTGCTACTGGGGTGGAGTGACGAGCTCCTCGGTCGCGGACTCGCTCTACTCCCCCGCCCTTCAGCGCTCGCAGCGCGTCGCGAATTCATGACGATGCGCACCGAAGTCATGGCCGGCCAGTTTCTCGACATCCATGATGAAAGCGCGTGGGCAAGTTATCCCGAACCCGACGCTTTAGAGCGTGCGCAGCGAGTCCTCATATACAAATCCGCTAAGTACAGCGTCGAAGCGCCACTCGCACTGGGTGCGAGCTTAGGCGCCGGCACTGACGAGCAGATTGGGGCGTTGCGCGCATTCGGGCTTCCGTTGGGAATCGCGTTCCAGCTTCGGGACGACATCTTGGGCGTGTTCGGTGATCCTAAGCTCACCGGCAAGCCTGCTGGGGATGATCTTCGTGAAGGAAAACGCACCGCAATCATCGCGATCGCTCGCCAAAAGCTATCGGCTAGCGCAAATTCGATCTTGGACGAATTGCTGGGAGACCCAGACCTCACAGCGGAGCAGGTCGATATGATTCGCTCCACACTGCACGATTCCGGAGCGATCGCTCAGATCGAAAGAGTCATTGCTCGCAACCTCGAGAAGGCGTGCGAGGCGATCGACAATTCAGTTCTCGCGCCTAGTGCTCGAACTCACTTGCTTGAATTGGCCCAGGCCGCCACGACGCGCACCTCGTAGCGCTGCAAGAAATGGTTAGAAGCCGAGCGCTTGCGCGACTCGGCGCACTTCTGCTTTTCGTCCCGCACGAAGTGCTTCCACTGGCGCCACGCCGAGACTTGGCTCGCTATTCAGCAACCAGTTCAGTGCTTCGTCGGAGCTAAAACCAGCGTCTCCGAGAACAGCTACGGTGCCTCTGAGCTCCCGCAGTGGAGCCCCTTCGACAATAAACACCTCGGGCACCTGCCAGATTCCGTCGATTTTGCGCGCAAGCAACGCGCCTTCTTCGATGAGACGCCGGACTTGACTTACTTTCAGTCCGAGGCGCTCAGTGAGGTCAGGAACGGTGAGCCAGTTAGTGGTGGGTGATTCAGTCACCCCTTAAGAGTGCCATGGCCACCTCATAAAACCTGACAGTTCGCCCCGCGTCTACAGAATATTAAGACCCGGCTTAAGTAACGCCAGTCACATTGACCACAATAGCCACATTGGTTGACACTAAACTCCTTCTGTGACAGCTTTGGAGCGGTGGTCTCGGTGATCACACACACACCTTCTCGGGGGCGGGAGCAGGAGATATTATGAAGAATTTCACTATGGACGAGACCGGCAGTGTCGCCCACGCAGTTTTCGCGGGCCTTATTCCCACGTCAGCGGCACCAGATGCTGAACGCGCTCATCGGCTTTCGCAGCAACGGGCACGAGTAAACCGCAGCCTGATGAACACCGTTCCCGTGATCCTCGTCGGGTCGCTTGCCGCGGTCACCTTCAACTTAACTGGCCCCGTCGAGCCCGTTAACGCCAAGACGCCTGACGACCCACGCCTGTCGACAGAACGGGCAAGCAAACCTTCCGCAGCGATCAAAGTTGCCGTGAGTGAAGCGGCTACTACCGCCATTAGCCCCGCGCCCACCAACTACACCGTCGCCGAGGGCGATACTGTAAGCGACATCGCGTCGCGTTACGGTTTGTCAACCGCATCGGTACTCGCGCTCAACGGCCTCAGCTGGTCGTCAATGATTTTTCCTGGCCAAAACCTCACCCTCAGCAAAGGCTCAACCGCGCCGCTGCCGAGCGTTACCCATACCAAAACGACTAACGGCCAATACACAATTGTTGCCGGCGACACCGTAAGCGGAATCGCCGCCAAATTCGGAATTTCGACAATTTCTGTGATGTCAGCAAACGGTCTTGGCTGGTCGAGCATCATCTATCCGGGCCAAACGATCGTGGTGCCCGGCAACCTCAGCTCCCCCGCCGATGAAACTCAGGCTTACGACTTCACCGCTGACAGCGGAGACTCCGACACCTCGGAAGCAGAGCATGACAGCGCCGAGGCGGTAACTGACCCGCCGAACGAAACCAACGAGGCGGATGCCGCTGTAGAGCCCGAAGTAGCGGCTCCAGCGCCTGAGCCCGTAGTCTCTGATCCGGCGCCTGTTTCAGGCAGCACCTATGTGGTGGTATCCGGCGATACGATTTCGGGCATCGCTCACCGGGCCGGAATCTCCGCGCAAGCGATACTCGATGCCAACGGGCTCAGCAGCTCCAGCGTCATCTACATCGACGATGAACTCATCATTCCCTCGTCCGGTTCAACGCCTGCGAGCAGCGGCGATAGCGTGACGTATCTCACCGCAGAAATGCGCACAAATGCGACGGTCATCGTGCAGGTCGGCCGCGAGCTCGGAGTTTCTGACTACGGAATTACCATCGCGCTCGCTACAGCAATGCAGGAATCGACCCTGCGTAATCTCAGCTGGGGCGACCGCGACTCCGTCGGGCTCTTTCAGCAGCGACCGAGCTCTGGCTGGGGAACTGTTTCCCAGCTCACGACACCGTCTCACGCAGCGCGTCTCTTTTACGGCGGGCCAAGCAACCCCAACAAGGGCACTACGCGCGGACTGCTCGACATCTCAGGCTGGAACGCCATGGATCTCACCCGCGCAGCGCAGGCTGTTCAGATATCTGCCTACCCTGACGCCTATGCAAAATGGGAGACTTCGGCACGATCGTGGCTGCAAGATCTCGGCTAACCCGCCGATTAGCCGTGTCTAGCGGCACACATCCCGCTGCAAACTTTAGACTCGCATAGTGAATGCGAACATGACAGATCCGATGATCGGCCGTCTCCTCGACGGTCGGTATCAGATCCGTTCGCGAATCGCCCGCGGCGGAATGGCAACCGTCTACCTTGCAACGGACCTTCGATTAGAGCGCAAAGTCGCCATCAAGATCATGCACGGCCATCTCGCCGATGACAGCAAGTTCAAGGAACGCTTCGTACAAGAAGCTCGGTCATCCGCCCGTCTGGCCCATCCCAATGTCGTTAACGTCTTCGATCAAGGCCAAGACAGCGATATGGCCTACCTCGTCATGGAGTACTTGCCAGGCATTACCCTGCGTGATCTTCTGGTTGAGCACCGGATCCTCACGACCGAGCAAACGCTCGACATCATGGAAGCGGTGCTTGCTGGCCTCGCTGCCGCCCATAAAGCTGGCATAGTTCACCGAGACCTCAAGCCAGAAAACGTTCTCCTCGCTGACGATGGACGCATCAAAATCGGCGACTTCGGACTTGCTCGTGCTGCCAGCGCCAACACCGCAACCGGAGCGGCGCTCTTGGGTACGATCGCGTATCTCTCCCCCGAACTCGTCACCCGCGGCGTTGCCGACACCCGCAGCGACATCTACGCCGTCGGAATCATGATGTACGAAATGTTGGTCGGTGAGCAGCCGTTCAAGGGCGAGCAGCCAATGCAGATCGCCTACCAGCACGCCAACGATGCTGTTCCCAGCCCCAGTTCCACTAACCGCTTAGTACCGGCAGAGCTAGATGACCTCGTTCTGTGGGCAACCGCCCGCGAACCGGATGATCGTCCGCGAGATGCTCGAGTGTTGCTCGATCAGCTATACCAAACTCACAGTTCCTTGATGACGGCGCTCCCTCCAACGGCATCCACTGCGGTTCAGCGCACGATGGTGTTGCCTAGCGCGCCGGCCCCAGAATCTCTCGGGTCTACCGCCGAGACTCAAGTTTTTGGTGCGGAACTGCAGCAAGTTGCGCCGCCGGCACCGACGCAAGTTTCCGAAAACACGACAACACTGTCGACGCGGGCTACCAAACGGAAATCACGCGGCTGGTGGCTTCTCGCGCTCATCGTGCTGTTGGTCGGTGGAGCAGCCGGGACTGGCTGGTACTTCGGCTCTGGTCCCGGATCACAAGTCACTATCCCCGAGAGCATCCAGGGGGTCACGCCGGAAGCTGCGCGAGCCATTCTCGAAGATCTGGGGCTCACCGTTAGCGACGAGCTCGGCGAAACCTTCGACCCCGTCGTTGCCGTCGATCTGGTCGCCAACTCGACACCTAAAGTGGGAGCGACCGTACCGAACGGTGACGCTGTGCAGTTGTTGATCTCGAAGGGTCCTCAACCGCTCGCGGTTCCCGCCTTCGCCGGCATGACCGAACAAGAAGCCCGCGACGCTATCGCTGCAGCCCCATTCACCCTCGTCGAACCCGTAATTAGGCAGTTCGACGATGAGATCGCAGCCGGGCTCGTGGTCGATGCCTTGGGCGCAGACCAGACCTCGCTCCTCGGTGCGGAGACCTACGGTGAACGTCAAGATATTCAGCTGATCATTTCTGCTGGCGCCCTTCCCGCAGTTGAGTGCACCACGGCCGACGAAGCAGCCCAAATCCTGGCCGGGGTCTCACTCAACGCCGAACAGGGCGTTGAAATATTCAGCGACTGCGAAGAGGGCACTGTGGTCGCGATCGACCGTGAGCGCGATGGCGACGGAAATTCCCGGATATTCCGAGAAGGCGACACCGTTAGTCTGGTCATTTCCCGCGGGCCCGACCTAGTGCAGGTACCCGACCTTATCGGCGATCGACTCTCGGATGCGATCGCCGAGCTAGAAAGTCTGGACTTCGTCGTAAACGTGCAGACAGACTTGCCTCAGGATATCTGGGACTTAGTCGGTGCAAAGGTTCTTGACCAGGATCCGGGCGCTGGCGAGATGCTTAAGCGTGGCTCCGAAGTAATCGTCTACGGCCTTCAAGGCTGACCGCAGGTTTCGCAACGCACAATGCCCGCAGCCACGTGCCGAGAAGGCACATGTTTGCGGGCATCAGCACGGAAGCTTAGAAAGCGCGGAGCTCCTCGGCTACAAGGAACGCCAGTTCAAGCGACTGCATGTGGTTGAGACGAGGGTCACACAGAGACTCGTAACGAGTAGCGAGAGTGGCCTCATCGATCTGCTCTGACCCACCCAAGCACTCGGTGACGTCGTCGCCGGTGAGCTCAATGTGGATGCCGCCCGGGTATGTTCCCGCAGCGCTGTGAGCCTCGAAGAAGCCCTTGACCTCGTCAACAACATCATCGAAACGACGTGTCTTGTAGCCGGTCGGCGTAGTAAGCCCGTTGCCGTGCATCGGGTCAGAGACCCATAGCGGCGTAGCATCCATTTCTTTGATGGCTTCCAGCAGCGGCGGAAGCGCATCGCGGATCTTGCCAGCACCCATGCGAGTGATGAAAGTCAGGCGACCAGGCTCGCGATGGGGATCAAGCTTGTCGATGAGTTGTTTCATCGTCTCAGGTGTAGTCGACGGACCAAGCTTCACACCGAGGGGGTTCCGAACACGCGAGAAGTAGTCGATGTGAGCGCCGTCGAGGTCGCGAGTACGCTCCCCAATCCACAAGAAGTGAGCGCTCGTGTTGTACGGCGTGCCCGTGCGCGAATCGATACGCGTCATGGGGCGCTCGTAATCCATGAGCAAGCCTTCGTGGCTCGAGTAGAACTCGGTGCGCTTGAGCTCATCGAAGTCGGCACCGGCCGCCTCCATGAAGCGCACCGCCTTGTCGATTTCTTTAGCGAGGCTCTCGTACTGGCGGTTCGCCGGGTTAGCCGCGAATCCCTTGTTCCACGAATGAACCTGGCGAAGATCGGCAAAGCCGCCCTGCGTGAACGCGCGAATAAGGTTCAGCGTGGATGCCGCTGTGTGGTAACCCTCAACCAAACGTGCTGGATCAGCGGTGCGCGACTCTGGAGTGAAATCGAAGCCGTTGACGATGTCGCCACGGTACGCCGGAAGTGTGACATCACCGCGGGTTTCGAAATCGCTCGAACGCGGCTTGGCAAACTGGCCGGCCATGCGGCCCATCTTCACGATGGGCTTAGAAGCGCCATACGTGAGAACGACAGCCATCTGCAGAATCGTCTTGACTCGATCGCTGATCTGCTGGGCTGTAGCGCCAGCAAAAGTCTCAGCACAGTCGCCACCCTGCAACAAGAACGCCTCACCCTGAGCAGCTCGCGCCAGGCGATCACGCAAGCGGTCAACTTCACCAGCGAATACCAGCGGAGGCAGCGACGCGATCTTGCTCGATGCTTCGCCAACGGCGTCAGCATCCGGCCACTGCGGCTGTTGCTTGATGGGGAGCGTGCGCCAATTGTCTAGACCGGCAATCACAGCTGGATCAGCGAGCACGACTGGTTCTGACGGGTCGACCACGAGGAGATTCCTTTATACATTCACTACGAAAAATGGGTGGGTTTGTGACCCTAGACAAGCTTACCGGCACGAAACAGCACTCACTGTCACTGCTAGCGACGGGGCGGAGTCGCGCGTTCTTTGACCGAGGTCGCGTAGACGTCGACGTACTCCTGGCCACTGATGCGGTTGAGCTCATACATGATTTCATCCGTGATTGAACGAAGGATGAAACGGTCGCCCTCCATACCCTCAAAACGGCTGAAGTCGAGCGGCTCACCGAAGACGATACCGATACGGCCCATGCGGGGGATTTTCGTGCCAATCGGCATGACCTTTTCGGTGTCAATCATCGCGACGGGAACGACAGGAACGTGCCCCTCAAGAATCATCCGAGCAACCCCGGTGCGGCCGCGGTACATCTTGCCATCGGGACTTCTCGTGCCCTCAGGGTAAATTCCAAGCACCTCACCGCGTGCGAGAACCGCAAGCCCGGTGTTGAGCGACGCCTCAGATGCCTTGCCACCTGATCGGTCGATGGGCAGCATTCCCGTGCCGTTGAAAAACGCGCGAGAAAAGAATCCCTTGAGCCCTCTGCCGGTGAAATAGTCACTCTTGGCAAGAAAGAAAATGCGACGATCCATGACGAGCGGCAGAAAAACAGAGTCAATAAAAGACAGGTGATTGCTGGCGAGAATTACGCCGCCTTTGCGCGGAAGATTCTCTAACCCGGAAACCCAGGGCCTGAAGACCGTTTTCAGGATCGGGCCGGCGACCAGATTCTTCATAAACCAATAGAACATGGTGCCTCTTTCTCCTGATTGCGGAAGCCTCCACTCTACCGCGCAGAAGAACGCACCCCACAAACGGGGCTAAATCGTCTGGCGCGCCAATGCGCGTATGGTTCACCGCGTGATCCCTCGCTAGAGTGGAGTAGACCACCTACCGGTGCCAAAGGAGTTGCCGTGAAACAGTTTGATGTTCCAGCCCTAGTTGTGGCTGACCCGGAAGCCAATGCAACTGATCTCCTCATAGATCGAGTTGCAGCTACACCAAATAATGCGTTGTTCTCCCTCCCTACGGCCAATGGCGGCTGGAGTGATGTCACATCGTCTGAGTTCTTAGCTCAGGTGAAAGCTGTCTCCAAGGGACTTGTTGCTGCAGGCATCCAACCCGGCGACAAGATCGGGCTCATGTGCAAGACGCGCTACGAGTGGACACTGATCGACTTCGCGACGTGGTTCGCGGGCGCAGTGCTCGTTCCGATCTACGAAACCAGTTCTCCAACACAGATCCAGTGGAACCTTGAGGACTCTGGCGCTATCGCGATCATCACGGAAACGCCAGATCACTTTGCGCGTTTCGATGAAATTCGCGCGGATGTTCCTGCCGTCAAGCAGGTCTGGCAGATTGATCTCGGCGATATAGACAAGCTCGCAACTTCAGGCTCCGAGGTCACTGACGAAGAGATCGAACGTCGTCGAAACCTCGCGAAGGGTTCCGATCTCGCGACCCTCATCTACACGTCGGGAACCACTGGCAAGCCCAAGGGATGCGTCATCACGCACTCCAACTTCGTGGAACTGTGTCGCAACTCACAAAAAGCCATCCCTGAGGTCGTGAACCCGGATTCGAGCACGCTGTTGTTCATCACAACAGCTCACATCTTTGCTCGTTTCATTTCGATCCTCTGCATCCACGGCGGCGTCAAGGTTGGCCACCAGCCTGACACCAAGCTACTGCTGCCCTCAATGGCGTCGTTCAAGCCGACGTTCCTCCTGGCAGTGCCGCGAGTGTTCGAAAAGGTCTACAACTCTTCTGAGCAGAAGGCTGAAGCCGGCGGCAAAGGCAAGATCTTCCGCAAGGCCGCCGCCGTCGCAATTGCGCACTCCAAAGCCATGGATGCCGGACACGTTCCGCTCGGGCTCAAGATTCAGTTTGCCGTTTTCGATCGACTAGTTTTGTCGAAGATCCGTGCCGCTCTTGGTGGCCGCGTCAAATATGCCGTATCCGGCTCAGCCCCACTTGGGCTCCGCCTTGGACATTTCTACCGCAGCTTGGGTCTGACAATTCTTGAAGGTTACGGCCTCACCGAAACGACGGCTCCGATCTCGGTCAACAAGCCGTCCAACTTCAAGATCGGCAAGGTCGGCCCACCGCTTCCCGGCGTCTCCGTGCGTATTGCTGAAGATGGAGAAATTCAGGCCAAGGGTGTCTGTGTCTTTGACGGCTACTGGAACAATCAAGCTGCCACCGACGAAGTATTCGACGGCGAATGGTTCAAGACCGGCGACATCGGCAAGTTCGATGAAGACGGCTACCTTGAGATCACCGGCCGCAAGAAAGAGATCATCGTCACTGCTGGCGGAAAGAATGTCGCACCAGCGGCCCTCGAGGATCCGATTCGCGCCAACCCGATCATCGGTCAGGTCATTGCCGTCGGGGAACAACGTCCATTCATTTCTGCGCTCATCACGCTTGACGAAGAGATGCTGCCCGTGTGGCTCAACAATAATGGGCTCGATGCGAC
Coding sequences:
- a CDS encoding polyprenyl synthetase family protein → MPESNQLVDLVQQKIDEFLAEKRSELVAIAPELAAISDVGENLLSGGKRFRALFCYWGWQSVAGIPAADDLFNDESVSSELPGVLMSASALELFHAAALVHDDIMDQSDTRRGAPAAHRRFEQMHLDGDWAGSARAYGESSALLLGDLLLGWSDELLGRGLALLPRPSALAARREFMTMRTEVMAGQFLDIHDESAWASYPEPDALERAQRVLIYKSAKYSVEAPLALGASLGAGTDEQIGALRAFGLPLGIAFQLRDDILGVFGDPKLTGKPAGDDLREGKRTAIIAIARQKLSASANSILDELLGDPDLTAEQVDMIRSTLHDSGAIAQIERVIARNLEKACEAIDNSVLAPSARTHLLELAQAATTRTS
- a CDS encoding Rv2175c family DNA-binding protein; translation: MTESPTTNWLTVPDLTERLGLKVSQVRRLIEEGALLARKIDGIWQVPEVFIVEGAPLRELRGTVAVLGDAGFSSDEALNWLLNSEPSLGVAPVEALRAGRKAEVRRVAQALGF
- a CDS encoding DUF3040 domain-containing protein, with the translated sequence MPLSEQEQRALDEMERSLYQNDADFVSTVSSRRGKPNYRMMVVGVLVGVAGIIALLTGVIIQQPLVGVLGFVVMFVGVLLFVAPPRLSASDAETPSSPASSGRAPKRGASFMDAINDRWDRRQDGRG
- a CDS encoding 1-acyl-sn-glycerol-3-phosphate acyltransferase is translated as MFYWFMKNLVAGPILKTVFRPWVSGLENLPRKGGVILASNHLSFIDSVFLPLVMDRRIFFLAKSDYFTGRGLKGFFSRAFFNGTGMLPIDRSGGKASEASLNTGLAVLARGEVLGIYPEGTRSPDGKMYRGRTGVARMILEGHVPVVPVAMIDTEKVMPIGTKIPRMGRIGIVFGEPLDFSRFEGMEGDRFILRSITDEIMYELNRISGQEYVDVYATSVKERATPPRR
- the mraZ gene encoding division/cell wall cluster transcriptional repressor MraZ, which translates into the protein MFLGTYAPKLDEKGRIILPAKFREELASGVVVTRGQERCLYVFSQREFEVMHETIRKAPVTSKQGRDFLRLFLSGANQETPDKQHRVTIPAGLREYAGLGRDLTVIGAGNRAEIWDTDAWNNYYEANEADFINTTEEVIPGLF
- a CDS encoding long-chain fatty acid--CoA ligase translates to MKQFDVPALVVADPEANATDLLIDRVAATPNNALFSLPTANGGWSDVTSSEFLAQVKAVSKGLVAAGIQPGDKIGLMCKTRYEWTLIDFATWFAGAVLVPIYETSSPTQIQWNLEDSGAIAIITETPDHFARFDEIRADVPAVKQVWQIDLGDIDKLATSGSEVTDEEIERRRNLAKGSDLATLIYTSGTTGKPKGCVITHSNFVELCRNSQKAIPEVVNPDSSTLLFITTAHIFARFISILCIHGGVKVGHQPDTKLLLPSMASFKPTFLLAVPRVFEKVYNSSEQKAEAGGKGKIFRKAAAVAIAHSKAMDAGHVPLGLKIQFAVFDRLVLSKIRAALGGRVKYAVSGSAPLGLRLGHFYRSLGLTILEGYGLTETTAPISVNKPSNFKIGKVGPPLPGVSVRIAEDGEIQAKGVCVFDGYWNNQAATDEVFDGEWFKTGDIGKFDEDGYLEITGRKKEIIVTAGGKNVAPAALEDPIRANPIIGQVIAVGEQRPFISALITLDEEMLPVWLNNNGLDATWSLDQAAKHPAVLAEVQRAIDVGNATVSRAESIRKFHILDADLTEASGHLTPKLSIKRNVILADFADVIEALYSNSPATEGISLK
- a CDS encoding LysM peptidoglycan-binding domain-containing protein, with translation MKNFTMDETGSVAHAVFAGLIPTSAAPDAERAHRLSQQRARVNRSLMNTVPVILVGSLAAVTFNLTGPVEPVNAKTPDDPRLSTERASKPSAAIKVAVSEAATTAISPAPTNYTVAEGDTVSDIASRYGLSTASVLALNGLSWSSMIFPGQNLTLSKGSTAPLPSVTHTKTTNGQYTIVAGDTVSGIAAKFGISTISVMSANGLGWSSIIYPGQTIVVPGNLSSPADETQAYDFTADSGDSDTSEAEHDSAEAVTDPPNETNEADAAVEPEVAAPAPEPVVSDPAPVSGSTYVVVSGDTISGIAHRAGISAQAILDANGLSSSSVIYIDDELIIPSSGSTPASSGDSVTYLTAEMRTNATVIVQVGRELGVSDYGITIALATAMQESTLRNLSWGDRDSVGLFQQRPSSGWGTVSQLTTPSHAARLFYGGPSNPNKGTTRGLLDISGWNAMDLTRAAQAVQISAYPDAYAKWETSARSWLQDLG
- a CDS encoding class II 3-deoxy-7-phosphoheptulonate synthase, which encodes MVDPSEPVVLADPAVIAGLDNWRTLPIKQQPQWPDADAVGEASSKIASLPPLVFAGEVDRLRDRLARAAQGEAFLLQGGDCAETFAGATAQQISDRVKTILQMAVVLTYGASKPIVKMGRMAGQFAKPRSSDFETRGDVTLPAYRGDIVNGFDFTPESRTADPARLVEGYHTAASTLNLIRAFTQGGFADLRQVHSWNKGFAANPANRQYESLAKEIDKAVRFMEAAGADFDELKRTEFYSSHEGLLMDYERPMTRIDSRTGTPYNTSAHFLWIGERTRDLDGAHIDYFSRVRNPLGVKLGPSTTPETMKQLIDKLDPHREPGRLTFITRMGAGKIRDALPPLLEAIKEMDATPLWVSDPMHGNGLTTPTGYKTRRFDDVVDEVKGFFEAHSAAGTYPGGIHIELTGDDVTECLGGSEQIDEATLATRYESLCDPRLNHMQSLELAFLVAEELRAF
- the pknB gene encoding Stk1 family PASTA domain-containing Ser/Thr kinase, which produces MNANMTDPMIGRLLDGRYQIRSRIARGGMATVYLATDLRLERKVAIKIMHGHLADDSKFKERFVQEARSSARLAHPNVVNVFDQGQDSDMAYLVMEYLPGITLRDLLVEHRILTTEQTLDIMEAVLAGLAAAHKAGIVHRDLKPENVLLADDGRIKIGDFGLARAASANTATGAALLGTIAYLSPELVTRGVADTRSDIYAVGIMMYEMLVGEQPFKGEQPMQIAYQHANDAVPSPSSTNRLVPAELDDLVLWATAREPDDRPRDARVLLDQLYQTHSSLMTALPPTASTAVQRTMVLPSAPAPESLGSTAETQVFGAELQQVAPPAPTQVSENTTTLSTRATKRKSRGWWLLALIVLLVGGAAGTGWYFGSGPGSQVTIPESIQGVTPEAARAILEDLGLTVSDELGETFDPVVAVDLVANSTPKVGATVPNGDAVQLLISKGPQPLAVPAFAGMTEQEARDAIAAAPFTLVEPVIRQFDDEIAAGLVVDALGADQTSLLGAETYGERQDIQLIISAGALPAVECTTADEAAQILAGVSLNAEQGVEIFSDCEEGTVVAIDRERDGDGNSRIFREGDTVSLVISRGPDLVQVPDLIGDRLSDAIAELESLDFVVNVQTDLPQDIWDLVGAKVLDQDPGAGEMLKRGSEVIVYGLQG